A region of the Microcystis aeruginosa FD4 genome:
AGTCGCACGGAGTTAGAAGCTATGTTCGGATTAGATGATCTCAGACAGACTCGACTTTATCAAGAAGCTAAAGAAGAAGGTCGTGAAGAAGCTAAAACTGAAGCGATCGCCAGTTTACTAGCTTTAGGTTTAAGTATAGAACAGATTGCCACTGCTTTGCAGTTAGAACTTACCAAAGTACAAGAGACTGCGGCCAAATTATCCCCCCCAAATTAGAAGAGTAAATTATCAGGTTTCTCCCCGATTTTACCCTATTCATTCATATTACGATAGGTAGCCACTGCCGAGGGAGAAATGCGATTGAGATAACGGAAAATCCAATATTTTAAGACTGTATCTAAGATAACGGGAAAAGTGGCGATAAAGAGAAAATTAAACTGGCGATTTTCCGGTAAACCGAAATGACGACTTAACCCTTCTAGGATGACTTCCCAACCGTGGGGAGAGTGGAAACCGACAAACATATCGGTAAAGAGAATAATTAAAAAAGCTTTAGCTGAATCGCTAAGATTATAGAGAATGCCATCGAGAAAAGACTTGACAATCTCGATTTCCCGACGACTAAAAGCGACAACAAAACCAAAGGCAATCAGGGAACAAATATCGGCGAAAATATTAGCGATTGCGTTTAAACCTCGTTGGCGAAATTCTTCACTTAGTACCGCTGCTTTTTTAGTAATTTCCACCTCGATTTCTTCGTTAGATAATTTGGGTGCTAAACCAATCATACCTCGAAAATGTAAAGCTTCCTCAAATCTTCTCAATTCTGAAAAAGCTTCTTCTTCTAGATCTTGATTGATAAAAATAAACTGTTCCTGTTGTTGAAAATACTTATTAACCAAGGGGGTAATCAGGAAAGTTTTGGTTAATTGCTGGGTCAATAAAGGAACAATAATTAACAGTAAAATAAACTTGAGAGAAATGGCTGTTTTATAACGAGAATTGCGAAATCTTTTTAAAACGGCCTCCTCCGATTCCCCCGCTTGAGGATCAATTTCCTGTTTAATGCGATTAAAAGTATTGACAAAAGAACGTGGTAAAACCCCGGGTTTTTCCGTAGCTTTTTGGGATTTATTACTTTTGATTATTTCCTCATCCTCAAGACTACCCGCTGCTAAAAAAGAGCGATTTCGAGAAGTCTTTATTTTCCCTGTTTCCCGTTCAACATTTCTGTTATGGAGACTTTTGGGGACATCTTCCATATCTTCTTGCCAATAATTATCTTGATATTTTCCGATAATACTATCGATAAACTGAAGTTTTTTCAGACAAACATCTGTGGTGACAGTAATCACCCCATTATTAATTGTCGGTTGATTTGGTCCGAAGGTATTAACGATCGAGCGACTAGCTTTAAACTCCGTCAATCTGACTTTAATTTTTTGCAGATAACCTTTAACTTCTGCGATAAAATAGGAATTGGTGCTGCTGCCATAATTCGAGAACTCCGCTGCCACTTTCCGCCCTTGAAAATGCTTGTCTTCTATCTCCTTAATCTTCAAAGCTGCATGATAGGCCTCATCTAAAGAACGTTCAGGAGTTTGTAATAACCATTGATTAACGCCTTGCAAAATCCGATTAAGATTCATAGAAAACAATTACTTCCACAAGGGAGAAAAGCTAGAGTACCGATCAGTTATCTTAACAAATTCAATCGAGAAAAAACGATGTCAATCATACCAATTTGGATCGAAGGTGGCACGCGATCGGGAAAAACCAGCGCTTTAGTCGGGGAATTTCGGCGCTGGGTTCTTTCTCAACGTCAGTCTGGGGATTCATTGTCTCGCGCTCGATCAAAATTATCGTCCCTTTCCCAAACGGTCTTAGTTTTCGCTGCCAACGATGATAACAAACGGGAATTAGCCGATCAATTGGCCCTTGCTGTTAAGGGTAGCTATCCGATTCTTTGCAAAACCCCTTTAGGTTTTCTCACCGATGAAGTCATCCTGTTTTGGCCGCTAATTTTCGAGTTTTTGGGGCTAAAAGCGCAATTTCCCCGCCGATTACGCCCAGAAACAGAGCAGGAACTCGCCACCCGTCTCTGGCAACCAGCGATCGCTGAATTCTTCCAGCTTACTAGCATAAATGAATATCGTTTCGTGCGTCAAGTTCTCGATTTGTTACAATTAGCCGGTGCTAGTGGTGTTCCCGCAGAAAAGATACCCGAAAGATTGGCCGACGGATTATCAGAAACAGATCTAAAACGAGTTTTAGCGATTAATGAGCAGGAAATACCAGAAAAAGTGGGAGAATTAATCATTCAATGGCGTGATTGGTCTCTAGAACGTGGTTTATTAAGTTATGGTATCATCTACGAACTCTATTGGCGCTATTTATTCCCTGATAGTCGCTATCAACAGCAACTATTAAAACGCTTCCGGGGAGTTTTTGCGGACGATGTGGACGATTATCCGGCTATTACCAAGGATTTACTCAGTTTTTTCCTCGATCATGATTTTTTTAGCGTTTTTACCTACAATCCCCAGGGAAAAATTCGCTTAGGATTAACTGCCGATCCCGATTATCTACAAAAATTAGCGGCACGCTGTCAAATTATGCCATTATCTACCACTGACGGGTTAGCTGTTCAGTTTAGCGAGACGGTTCTCTCCTTAATCAGCGACGGTAACTATCTTGGCAATCTTCCCGATCAATTCATCTCCCTGCAAACCACCTCTCGCGCTGAATTATTACGGAAGACAGCCACAGCTATTATTCAAGCAGTCAAGCAAGGACAGGTAAAACCCGAAGAAATCGCCGTTATTGCTCCCGGTTTAGACGAAATCGCCCGTTATAGCCTGATGGAAATTTTAACCGGCGCCGGGATAGCCGTTCAACCCCTCAACGAACAACGACCCCTGATCAGTTGTCCTCTGATTCGGGCATTATTAACCCTTCTCGCCCTTGTTTATGAAAATTTGGGGCGTTTAGCCCCCCAAGAGGCCATAGCCGAAATGCTGGTGATTTTTAGCCGTTATCGCTGGGATGAAGAAGAGAATTTAATTCCCGATATCGATCCAGTTCGCGCTGGATTAATTGCCGATCATTGTTATCAAGTGCATCCGGAAAATCCTCGTTTATTAGCGATCGAAACTTTTCCCCGTTGGGATCGCTTAGGACAAAAAGCTTGTACTACCTACGAAAGAATTTGTCACTGGATCGAAGGGATGAAAAAACAGCAGCAGGAAGCCAAACTTTTCCCGATTTTTGTCTTAAATCAAGCGATCGAACAATTGTTAAACGATGGGGAAAATTTGCCCTTCGATCACTTGGCAGCCTTGCGAGAATTAATGGAAACTGCTCAACATTTTTGGGAGATCGATCGCCGTTTGCGTGAGAGTGAACCCTCTTTTCAAAGTGCCAGCGAAACTATTAGTCAGTTTATCCAACTTTTGCGCCGTGGTACAATTACTGCTAATCCCTATCCTGTGCGACAATTTATTAAATCTTCCTCAGCAGTCACCCTAGGCAATATCTTTCAATATCGTTCTTTTCGTTCTAGTCATCGTTGGCATTTTTGGCTAGATTGTTCCTCTCCACTCTGGGAACAAGGAGGTGCTGCTACTCTTTTTGCTGCGCCAATTTTTTGGCGAGAAAGTCCATATCAACGCTGGACAACAGAAGCAGAATTAGAGGAAAATCAGGCACGTTTACAGAGAGTTTTAAGGGATTTATTAGCAAGGGTAAGCGAAAAAGTTATCCTCTGTCACAGTGATTTAGGAGTATCGGGAACCGATCAAACTGGACAACTTTTATCTTTAGTACAAGCGGCAAAAGAATATGATTAAGCACTAGAACAAAATTAACTTCTTGGTTAGGAGAGGAAAAAGGCAATAGGCAATAGGCAATAGGCAATAGGGGAAATAAATAATCAGTTTTTAACAACTAGATTTAGTATAAGGCTTTTTTGGGTTGTAAATTAAAAGCTACCAACTCCGAACCACAAAAGGGTTCTATCCAACGATCAAAGTTTTGCTGATCCGCTAAACTTTTGATTGATGATACCAGTTGAGTTTTGATACCTTGACATTTAATCGGGGGAACAATGACGGCTGTTTTCATTAAAAACTAATAGAGAATTAAATGAATACACTGGGGGAAACATTGAAAATCTCTCCTAAAATTTTCCCTTGAGCTTTACTAATCGATCGGTTGCCATTAACAATCTCAGAAACCACACCCTTAGAACCAATTTTACCAACTAAATCAGCTTGTTTCATGTTGTTAGCTGACATTAAGTGTAATAATACTTCCTGCGGTGAAGCTGGTTCGGGTTGAGGTTGTTTGGCATCAAAATCCTTAATAATTGTCGCCATCAATTTAACCATCGCGGTTTCTTCTGGTAGTCGATCCTGTTTACTGATTAGATTAAGCAGAAGATGACGCGCTTGCTCATATTCTTCCTCATTTTCAATAATCTTGGGTTGAAATTTAGTCAACAGTTGATTATAAATATTTTGATTAAGTGCTAGAGTCATTTTTCTTTCAGTTAGACTGAACTTTTTGGGTGTGTTGCTACTTAATTTAAACCAGTGATTTTAACCAACTGTACCAAGCATCTAAACCTTCTCCTGTGGTAGCCGAAACTTGAAAAACTTTCAGATTGGGATTAACTTGATAGGCGTAATCTAAACAGCGATCGAGGTTAAAATTAACGTAGGGTAGTAGATCTATTTTTGTCAAGATCATGACTTGAGAAGCGTGGAACATATAGGGATATTTAATCGGTTTATCTTCTCCTTCGGTGACAGAAAGAATGACGACTTTGGCATTTTCTCCCAAATCAAATAAAGCAGGACACACTAGATTACCAACATTTTCGATCATGACTAAAGAGTTC
Encoded here:
- a CDS encoding proton extrusion protein PcxA, translating into MNLNRILQGVNQWLLQTPERSLDEAYHAALKIKEIEDKHFQGRKVAAEFSNYGSSTNSYFIAEVKGYLQKIKVRLTEFKASRSIVNTFGPNQPTINNGVITVTTDVCLKKLQFIDSIIGKYQDNYWQEDMEDVPKSLHNRNVERETGKIKTSRNRSFLAAGSLEDEEIIKSNKSQKATEKPGVLPRSFVNTFNRIKQEIDPQAGESEEAVLKRFRNSRYKTAISLKFILLLIIVPLLTQQLTKTFLITPLVNKYFQQQEQFIFINQDLEEEAFSELRRFEEALHFRGMIGLAPKLSNEEIEVEITKKAAVLSEEFRQRGLNAIANIFADICSLIAFGFVVAFSRREIEIVKSFLDGILYNLSDSAKAFLIILFTDMFVGFHSPHGWEVILEGLSRHFGLPENRQFNFLFIATFPVILDTVLKYWIFRYLNRISPSAVATYRNMNE
- a CDS encoding recombinase family protein; this translates as MSIIPIWIEGGTRSGKTSALVGEFRRWVLSQRQSGDSLSRARSKLSSLSQTVLVFAANDDNKRELADQLALAVKGSYPILCKTPLGFLTDEVILFWPLIFEFLGLKAQFPRRLRPETEQELATRLWQPAIAEFFQLTSINEYRFVRQVLDLLQLAGASGVPAEKIPERLADGLSETDLKRVLAINEQEIPEKVGELIIQWRDWSLERGLLSYGIIYELYWRYLFPDSRYQQQLLKRFRGVFADDVDDYPAITKDLLSFFLDHDFFSVFTYNPQGKIRLGLTADPDYLQKLAARCQIMPLSTTDGLAVQFSETVLSLISDGNYLGNLPDQFISLQTTSRAELLRKTATAIIQAVKQGQVKPEEIAVIAPGLDEIARYSLMEILTGAGIAVQPLNEQRPLISCPLIRALLTLLALVYENLGRLAPQEAIAEMLVIFSRYRWDEEENLIPDIDPVRAGLIADHCYQVHPENPRLLAIETFPRWDRLGQKACTTYERICHWIEGMKKQQQEAKLFPIFVLNQAIEQLLNDGENLPFDHLAALRELMETAQHFWEIDRRLRESEPSFQSASETISQFIQLLRRGTITANPYPVRQFIKSSSAVTLGNIFQYRSFRSSHRWHFWLDCSSPLWEQGGAATLFAAPIFWRESPYQRWTTEAELEENQARLQRVLRDLLARVSEKVILCHSDLGVSGTDQTGQLLSLVQAAKEYD
- a CDS encoding DNA adenine methylase, producing MKTAVIVPPIKCQGIKTQLVSSIKSLADQQNFDRWIEPFCGSELVAFNLQPKKALY
- a CDS encoding helix-turn-helix domain-containing protein, which gives rise to MTLALNQNIYNQLLTKFQPKIIENEEEYEQARHLLLNLISKQDRLPEETAMVKLMATIIKDFDAKQPQPEPASPQEVLLHLMSANNMKQADLVGKIGSKGVVSEIVNGNRSISKAQGKILGEIFNVSPSVFI